Proteins encoded by one window of Euzebya sp.:
- a CDS encoding alpha/beta fold hydrolase, translating to MHVDYEGPADGRPLVLLHGGIGTGRYHWSKPLTALAEAGWRVHLPDLPGHGRTPVGDREYGRDVLVDAVRAHLESLEEPAVVGGFSMGGHTALALAQHDHDLFAGLVLVGVSVRDHEGLHGWRSKFEPDTLQEIYPLWVKQLARLHEPLGGPDAWRGVCTRDSSGLAVDVDLDALAGLEVPTLLVRGDTDVTVDPTHYAELREIWPHAEEFVVPDGGHDVQLTRAEVVTPVLVDFLGRAV from the coding sequence ATGCACGTCGACTACGAGGGTCCCGCCGACGGCCGACCGCTGGTGCTGCTGCACGGGGGGATCGGCACCGGCCGGTACCACTGGTCCAAGCCGCTCACCGCCCTGGCCGAGGCCGGCTGGCGGGTCCACCTGCCCGACCTGCCCGGCCACGGCCGGACGCCGGTCGGGGACCGCGAGTACGGCCGGGACGTGCTGGTCGACGCGGTCCGCGCCCACCTCGAGTCCCTCGAGGAGCCTGCGGTCGTCGGCGGGTTCTCGATGGGTGGGCACACCGCGCTGGCCCTGGCCCAGCACGACCACGACCTGTTCGCCGGCCTCGTCCTGGTCGGCGTCAGCGTCCGCGACCACGAGGGCCTCCACGGCTGGCGGTCGAAGTTCGAGCCGGACACCCTGCAGGAGATCTACCCGCTGTGGGTGAAGCAGCTCGCCCGGCTGCACGAGCCCCTCGGCGGACCGGACGCGTGGCGGGGGGTGTGCACCCGCGACTCGAGCGGCCTGGCGGTCGACGTCGACCTCGACGCGCTCGCCGGCCTCGAGGTGCCGACCCTGCTGGTCCGCGGGGACACCGACGTGACCGTCGACCCCACCCACTACGCCGAGCTGCGCGAGATCTGGCCCCACGCCGAGGAGTTCGTCGTCCCCGACGGCGGCCACGACGTGCAGCTCACCCGCGCCGAGGTCGTGACCCCGGTGCTGGTCGACTTCCTCGGCCGCGCGGTCTGA
- a CDS encoding DUF1003 domain-containing protein, with protein MSRDLSAPRGTRRRVGVFYDQERFGRFSEAIANFLGTATYLVAQTVVVIVWVVINIVAVRFRWDPYPFILLNLFFSTQASYAAPLILLAQNRQADRDRAQAERDRRVGNRTLSDTEYLARELAAVRVAVTDVAEQRNVGRDLRALTDAVEQLTARVEAVERRVGGS; from the coding sequence ATGAGCCGCGACCTGTCCGCCCCCCGCGGCACGCGCCGGCGCGTCGGGGTGTTCTACGACCAGGAGCGCTTCGGCCGGTTCTCCGAGGCGATCGCCAACTTCCTCGGCACCGCCACCTACCTGGTGGCCCAGACGGTCGTGGTGATCGTCTGGGTGGTGATCAACATCGTCGCCGTGCGGTTCCGCTGGGACCCCTACCCCTTCATCCTCCTCAACCTGTTCTTCTCGACCCAGGCCAGCTACGCCGCGCCGCTGATCCTGCTGGCCCAGAACCGCCAGGCCGACCGGGACCGGGCCCAGGCCGAGCGGGACCGCCGGGTGGGCAACCGGACGCTGTCCGACACCGAGTACCTGGCCCGCGAGCTGGCAGCGGTGCGCGTCGCCGTCACCGACGTGGCGGAGCAGCGCAACGTCGGGCGCGATCTGCGGGCGCTGACCGACGCCGTCGAGCAGCTGACCGCCCGGGTGGAGGCGGTGGAGCGGCGGGTCGGAGGTTCCTGA
- a CDS encoding sensor histidine kinase — protein MERITPWLQRVGAAAFTAVVAVGAVAGLVLDVVVADGWTVAPLASLVAAATLLMPRRRDIGLAVAVTAGITASLATIALGFDGLPGFTEMGALLVLVGGTVRHATPAVAVAGVTAALLDTGVMALRASGPLGSPGSIAVSLWLLVVIAVAVGFYYRYLDEMAARESASARREERLALARELHDTVAHHVTGIVVQAQAAQVVTRSRRPVDPAGAAVEDVDPVLDALAAIERSGAETMAAMRRFVGSLRADPDAPLAPTAGLDDLRRLVADVSATGPQVALSLDAAAVPSDIAPTVFRVVQESLTNVRRHAPLARRVTVDVAGRDHGVQVSVRDDGPPAAPPARRNAFGLDGLAERVAALGGRFSAGPATGGGWLVSAWIPVPGAGG, from the coding sequence ATGGAACGGATCACGCCGTGGCTGCAGCGCGTCGGCGCCGCGGCGTTCACCGCGGTCGTCGCCGTGGGCGCCGTGGCCGGGCTCGTGCTCGACGTCGTCGTCGCCGACGGCTGGACCGTCGCGCCGCTGGCGAGCCTGGTGGCCGCGGCCACCCTGCTCATGCCCCGACGGCGCGACATCGGGCTGGCGGTGGCGGTGACCGCGGGCATCACCGCGTCGCTCGCGACGATCGCGCTGGGGTTCGACGGGCTGCCCGGCTTCACCGAGATGGGCGCCCTGCTGGTCCTGGTCGGCGGCACCGTCCGCCACGCGACGCCGGCGGTGGCCGTGGCCGGCGTGACCGCCGCGCTGCTCGACACCGGCGTGATGGCGCTGCGGGCCAGCGGGCCGCTCGGGTCGCCGGGCAGCATCGCGGTGTCGCTGTGGCTGCTGGTGGTCATCGCCGTCGCGGTCGGCTTCTACTACCGCTACCTCGACGAGATGGCGGCCCGCGAATCAGCCAGCGCCCGCCGCGAGGAGCGCCTGGCCCTGGCCCGCGAGCTGCACGACACCGTCGCCCACCACGTCACCGGCATCGTCGTGCAGGCCCAGGCGGCCCAGGTCGTCACCCGGTCGCGGCGACCGGTGGACCCCGCCGGCGCGGCGGTGGAGGACGTCGACCCGGTCCTCGACGCCCTGGCCGCCATCGAGCGCAGCGGCGCCGAGACGATGGCGGCGATGCGCCGCTTCGTCGGCTCGCTCCGCGCCGACCCCGACGCCCCGCTGGCCCCGACCGCGGGCCTCGACGACCTGCGCCGCCTGGTCGCCGACGTGTCCGCCACCGGCCCGCAGGTGGCGCTGTCGCTCGATGCGGCAGCCGTGCCGTCCGACATCGCCCCGACCGTCTTCCGGGTGGTGCAGGAGAGCCTGACCAACGTGCGGCGCCACGCGCCCCTCGCCCGCCGCGTCACCGTCGACGTCGCCGGACGGGACCACGGGGTCCAGGTGAGCGTCCGCGACGACGGCCCGCCCGCCGCGCCTCCCGCCCGTCGCAACGCCTTCGGCCTCGACGGGCTGGCCGAGCGCGTGGCCGCCCTCGGCGGGCGCTTCAGCGCCGGCCCGGCCACCGGCGGCGGCTGGCTGGTGTCGGCCTGGATCCCGGTCCCGGGAGCGGGCGGGTGA
- a CDS encoding response regulator, with the protein MSGPSRGRVLIADDQEMVRSGFRMILEAAGFDVVAAVGDGRTAISRARQLRPDVCLVDIRMPGVDGLEVTRQLAGPDVVDPIPVVVVTTFDLDEYVHAALTGGASGFLLKDAGPALLVEAADAAIRGDALVSPSITVRMLDHFAGGGTPRQPAEALTEREEEVLRAVARGLTNAEVGEALYVSLATVKTHLANLMRKVGARNRVELAAWAWETGRMAR; encoded by the coding sequence GTGAGCGGGCCGAGCCGCGGCCGGGTGCTGATCGCCGACGACCAGGAGATGGTGCGGTCGGGCTTCCGGATGATCCTCGAGGCCGCCGGGTTCGACGTCGTGGCGGCGGTCGGCGACGGCCGCACCGCGATCTCCCGGGCCCGCCAGCTGCGGCCGGACGTCTGCCTGGTCGACATCCGCATGCCCGGCGTCGACGGCCTCGAGGTCACCCGCCAGCTGGCCGGCCCCGACGTCGTCGACCCGATCCCGGTCGTGGTCGTGACCACCTTCGACCTCGACGAGTACGTCCACGCGGCCCTCACCGGCGGGGCGAGCGGCTTCCTGTTGAAGGACGCCGGGCCGGCGCTGCTGGTGGAGGCCGCGGACGCGGCCATCCGCGGCGACGCGCTGGTGTCGCCGTCGATCACGGTCCGCATGCTCGACCACTTCGCCGGCGGCGGCACGCCCCGCCAGCCCGCCGAGGCGTTGACCGAGCGGGAGGAGGAGGTGCTCCGCGCCGTCGCCCGCGGGCTGACGAACGCCGAGGTGGGCGAGGCGCTGTACGTGTCGCTCGCCACGGTGAAGACGCACCTCGCGAACCTCATGCGGAAGGTCGGCGCCCGCAACCGCGTCGAGCTGGCGGCCTGGGCGTGGGAGACGGGGCGGATGGCGCGCTGA
- a CDS encoding ABC transporter ATP-binding protein gives MASTPPPPPPPAPPAGTLPVLAGRGLVKRFGDVAAVAGVDIDAWAGSSVALTGPSGSGKSTLLHLLAGILAPDDGGVWLSGERIDRLGERQRSAIRTRRFGFVFQQGFLLPELSAAENVALPLMLAGTPRRDAVDAARRWFAPLGLQGLERRRPGELSGGQAQRVAIARALVGQPEVLFADEPTAALDTAAGAQTVDLLLRAATEVGAAVVVVTHDPDVADRCDRQLDLRDGRLVGAPGMPEGAPAGAWAGIGR, from the coding sequence ATGGCGTCCACCCCTCCGCCGCCGCCCCCTCCCGCACCGCCGGCGGGGACCCTGCCGGTGCTCGCCGGCCGGGGGCTGGTCAAGCGCTTCGGGGACGTGGCCGCCGTCGCCGGCGTCGACATCGACGCCTGGGCGGGGTCCTCGGTCGCCCTCACCGGTCCGAGCGGCTCGGGCAAGTCGACGCTCCTGCACCTGCTGGCCGGCATCCTGGCGCCCGACGACGGCGGGGTGTGGCTGTCGGGGGAGCGCATCGACCGCCTGGGGGAGCGGCAGCGCTCGGCCATCAGGACCCGGCGGTTCGGCTTCGTCTTCCAGCAGGGCTTCCTGTTGCCCGAGCTCAGCGCAGCGGAGAACGTCGCGCTCCCGCTCATGCTGGCCGGCACGCCGCGTCGGGATGCCGTCGACGCGGCCCGCCGGTGGTTCGCCCCGCTGGGCCTGCAGGGCCTCGAGCGCCGCCGCCCCGGCGAGCTGTCCGGCGGGCAGGCCCAGCGCGTCGCGATCGCTCGCGCCCTGGTCGGCCAGCCCGAGGTGCTGTTCGCCGACGAGCCCACCGCGGCCCTCGACACCGCCGCCGGCGCCCAGACCGTCGACCTGCTGCTGCGCGCCGCGACCGAGGTCGGCGCGGCCGTCGTCGTCGTGACCCACGACCCCGACGTCGCGGACCGCTGCGACCGCCAGCTCGACCTGCGCGACGGTCGCCTGGTCGGGGCCCCGGGGATGCCTGAGGGGGCGCCCGCGGGTGCGTGGGCGGGGATCGGACGATGA
- a CDS encoding FtsX-like permease family protein yields the protein MSAVTIAGRLLAGGGRRSALDLGLSAAGVAVSVAITLLVLGGLHGLDARNTRTDWRSPLVSEPGSVRDPVALQQLTYERLGETTITVVRLAPLGDGAPLPPGVDRLPADGEVLASPSLQALLDGPGGDLLLPRLGDRVVGAVAADGVAHADEAFAVVGDTSLTPTPASEIPPYDHRVAGPFAPSPVVEVGGWQGAGGGDQADLYTQLFGFAGVLLVAPSILLLGAAARFTAARRAVRLAGLRLAGASPSQITRIAALESLAGAVAGVVLGIALAWAGRLVVAGIPLAGGPFGYGELAVPWSQIGLVAVVALVVAVIASLAGLRAVRVSPLGVVRPSGDRRPSLWRVVALGVVLTLFGAAGVVVGRGGEAVLLMVALALVIGSISVVGPWFTWLVGWATARTSRRPTTLLAARGMTSDPIGAFRPATPLVFTAFVGGFLLVVTGTTSLFTAADSSEATLVVPPGPAVADVRQVLDEAGVTADVAADDARARDVALAGEGGVQVFDPSQVDVEVRVDVRYPAQVEVARTALDPLVHPEVPRTAADAASAEVTVLEDIGRGGWGVVGRALVQAAAATGVGAAASVLERGQTLAALRLAGMEPRRMLAVRVVHAGLPVGVIAGISTALGAGAAAIVVVSSGPTGITAELGSVLGPPAIVVGAVAAAVLGAALSWPVLRDVTARPLADA from the coding sequence ATGAGCGCCGTCACCATCGCCGGCCGCCTGCTGGCGGGCGGCGGTCGCCGCAGCGCCCTCGACCTCGGCCTGTCCGCCGCCGGCGTCGCGGTGTCCGTCGCCATCACGCTGCTGGTCCTCGGCGGCCTCCACGGCCTGGACGCCCGCAACACCCGCACCGACTGGCGCTCGCCCCTGGTCAGCGAACCCGGGAGCGTGCGCGACCCGGTCGCCCTGCAGCAGCTGACCTACGAGCGCCTCGGCGAGACCACGATCACCGTCGTGCGCCTCGCCCCCCTCGGGGACGGCGCGCCGCTGCCGCCGGGTGTCGACCGGCTGCCCGCCGACGGCGAGGTCCTCGCCTCGCCGAGCCTGCAGGCGCTGCTCGACGGGCCCGGCGGCGACCTGCTGCTGCCCCGCCTCGGCGACCGGGTCGTCGGGGCGGTCGCCGCCGACGGGGTGGCGCACGCCGACGAGGCGTTCGCCGTCGTCGGCGACACGTCGCTGACCCCCACCCCCGCGTCGGAGATCCCGCCCTACGACCACCGGGTCGCCGGGCCGTTCGCCCCCTCCCCGGTCGTCGAGGTGGGCGGCTGGCAGGGCGCGGGCGGCGGCGACCAGGCGGACCTCTACACCCAGCTGTTCGGCTTCGCCGGCGTCCTGCTGGTCGCCCCCTCGATCCTGCTGCTGGGCGCCGCCGCCCGGTTCACCGCCGCGCGGCGCGCCGTCCGGTTGGCGGGGCTCCGCCTGGCCGGCGCGTCGCCGTCCCAGATCACCCGGATCGCGGCGCTCGAGTCCCTGGCGGGGGCAGTCGCCGGCGTCGTCCTCGGCATCGCGCTGGCCTGGGCGGGTCGGCTGGTGGTCGCTGGCATCCCCCTCGCCGGCGGGCCGTTCGGGTACGGCGAGCTGGCCGTCCCGTGGTCCCAGATCGGGCTGGTCGCCGTCGTCGCGCTCGTCGTCGCGGTCATCGCCTCCCTCGCCGGCCTGCGGGCCGTGCGGGTCAGCCCCCTCGGGGTCGTCCGGCCGTCCGGCGACCGCCGCCCGAGCCTGTGGCGGGTCGTCGCCCTCGGCGTCGTCCTGACGTTGTTCGGCGCCGCCGGCGTCGTCGTCGGCAGGGGAGGGGAGGCCGTCCTCCTGATGGTCGCCCTCGCCCTGGTCATCGGCAGCATCAGCGTCGTCGGCCCCTGGTTCACCTGGCTGGTCGGCTGGGCGACGGCCCGGACGTCCCGCCGGCCGACGACGCTGCTGGCGGCCCGCGGCATGACGAGCGACCCGATCGGCGCGTTCCGACCGGCCACGCCGCTCGTCTTCACCGCCTTCGTCGGCGGGTTCCTGCTGGTCGTGACCGGCACCACCAGCCTGTTCACGGCCGCGGACAGCTCCGAGGCCACCCTCGTCGTGCCGCCCGGACCTGCGGTCGCCGACGTCCGCCAGGTCCTCGACGAGGCCGGCGTCACCGCCGACGTGGCAGCCGACGACGCGCGCGCGCGCGACGTCGCCCTGGCGGGGGAGGGCGGCGTGCAGGTCTTCGACCCCTCGCAGGTCGACGTGGAGGTGCGCGTCGACGTGCGCTACCCCGCGCAGGTGGAGGTGGCCCGCACCGCCCTCGACCCGCTCGTGCACCCCGAGGTGCCCCGGACCGCCGCCGATGCCGCCAGCGCCGAGGTGACCGTCCTCGAGGACATCGGCCGGGGCGGCTGGGGGGTGGTCGGCCGCGCCCTGGTGCAGGCGGCCGCCGCGACCGGGGTCGGCGCGGCCGCGAGCGTCCTGGAGCGCGGCCAGACCCTCGCGGCGCTGCGGCTCGCCGGGATGGAGCCGCGGCGGATGCTCGCGGTCCGGGTGGTCCACGCCGGACTCCCGGTCGGCGTCATCGCGGGCATCAGCACTGCCCTCGGGGCCGGGGCCGCCGCCATCGTCGTCGTGTCCTCCGGCCCGACGGGCATCACCGCCGAGCTGGGCAGCGTCCTCGGCCCACCCGCGATCGTGGTCGGCGCCGTCGCCGCCGCGGTGCTCGGGGCCGCGCTGTCCTGGCCGGTCCTCCGCGACGTCACCGCCCGCCCCCTCGCCGACGCCTGA
- a CDS encoding PAC2 family protein, which yields MTAIRRLTDHLPTLTRPTLFAAFEGWNDAGEAATGAVDALCEVLDAEDFADIDPEDFFDFQVTRPVVRWQDDRRVLEWPSNTFSHARTGGARDAVLLRGREPNTRWRTFTDDILDLARQLGVTRVVTLGALQVDVPHTRPVPVTGTSSDTEVAAAHGLRRSSYEGPTGIVGVLHQAAEEAGFEAVSLWVGVPHYLAGTAYQSASLAIARRVAGLLDTDLDLDELADEADAQLSDIAELVAEDDELAEYVTELESRADADHDPLDTDQLPSPPVTGEQLAAEFERYLRDRGE from the coding sequence ATGACCGCCATCCGCCGCCTGACCGACCACCTGCCGACCCTCACCCGACCGACGCTCTTCGCCGCCTTCGAGGGGTGGAACGACGCGGGGGAGGCGGCGACCGGCGCCGTCGACGCGCTGTGCGAGGTGCTCGACGCCGAGGACTTCGCCGACATCGACCCCGAGGACTTCTTCGACTTCCAGGTGACCCGCCCCGTCGTGCGCTGGCAGGACGACCGGCGGGTCCTCGAGTGGCCGTCGAACACCTTCAGCCACGCCCGGACCGGCGGGGCGCGCGACGCCGTCCTGCTGCGGGGTCGCGAGCCGAACACCCGCTGGCGGACGTTCACCGACGACATCCTCGACCTGGCCCGCCAGCTCGGCGTCACGCGGGTGGTGACCCTCGGCGCGCTGCAGGTCGACGTCCCCCACACCCGACCGGTGCCGGTGACCGGCACGTCGTCGGACACCGAGGTGGCCGCCGCGCACGGGCTGCGGCGCTCGAGCTACGAGGGGCCGACCGGCATCGTCGGCGTGCTGCACCAGGCGGCGGAGGAGGCGGGGTTCGAGGCCGTCAGCCTGTGGGTCGGCGTGCCGCACTACCTGGCGGGCACCGCCTACCAGTCCGCGTCGCTCGCCATCGCGCGCCGGGTGGCCGGGCTGCTCGACACCGACCTCGACCTCGACGAGCTGGCCGACGAGGCCGACGCGCAGCTCTCCGACATCGCCGAGCTGGTCGCCGAGGACGACGAGCTGGCCGAGTACGTCACCGAGCTCGAGTCCCGCGCCGACGCCGACCACGACCCCCTGGACACCGACCAGCTGCCGAGCCCGCCGGTGACCGGCGAGCAGCTCGCCGCGGAGTTCGAGCGCTACCTGCGCGACCGCGGCGAGTAG
- a CDS encoding magnesium transporter MgtE N-terminal domain-containing protein: MPGPLSYASRISALSVLDPEGVTIGKVADVVIGPARPGRPPPVVGLVVTVPGRRIFVAITRVRRIDAEGVHLASASINLRHFSPRPAEVLVLDGLLDQRLPDGSVVNDVAIAQTGPPARPWELARADLVVGKRLGRRGRRRSESWEVLEPLLGDTRDRWAHLRDLHPVDVAERIADLSEADRTEVVTTLDDEQLADLLEELPEADQAGLIGEITVERAADVLEEMAPDDAADLLAELPAAQRRELLAAMEPEEAADLQRLLRHAPNSAGGLMTPEPVILGPDASVAEALALLREPEIPSVLAGQVFVTEPPHESPTGPLLGVVSLQQLLREVPSTALGDCVDAEEVRQVPPDASDEAVTRMLAAYDMLAVPVCDAAGRLLGAVTVDDALDHILPEGWREISADDRAPRTARRGGGRR; this comes from the coding sequence GTGCCCGGGCCCCTCTCGTACGCCTCGCGGATCAGCGCGCTCAGCGTCCTCGATCCCGAGGGGGTGACGATCGGCAAGGTCGCCGACGTGGTGATCGGCCCGGCACGCCCTGGACGCCCGCCGCCGGTCGTCGGGCTCGTCGTGACCGTCCCGGGGCGGCGGATCTTCGTCGCGATCACCCGGGTCCGCCGCATCGACGCCGAGGGGGTGCACCTGGCCAGCGCGAGCATCAACCTGCGCCACTTCTCCCCCCGCCCGGCCGAGGTGCTGGTGCTCGACGGGCTCCTCGACCAGCGCCTGCCCGACGGGTCGGTGGTGAACGACGTGGCGATCGCCCAGACCGGACCCCCGGCGCGGCCCTGGGAGCTGGCCCGCGCGGACCTCGTCGTCGGCAAGCGCCTCGGCCGGCGAGGCCGTCGGCGCAGCGAGTCCTGGGAGGTCCTCGAACCGCTGCTCGGCGACACCCGCGACCGCTGGGCGCACCTGCGGGACCTGCACCCCGTCGACGTCGCCGAGCGCATCGCGGACCTGAGCGAGGCCGACCGCACCGAGGTCGTCACCACGCTCGACGACGAGCAGCTGGCCGACCTGCTCGAGGAGCTGCCCGAGGCCGACCAGGCGGGCCTGATCGGCGAGATCACCGTCGAGCGGGCCGCCGACGTCCTCGAGGAGATGGCCCCCGACGACGCCGCCGACCTGCTGGCCGAGCTGCCTGCCGCGCAGCGGCGCGAGCTGCTCGCGGCCATGGAGCCCGAGGAGGCCGCGGACCTCCAGCGGCTGCTGCGCCACGCACCGAACTCCGCGGGCGGCCTGATGACGCCCGAGCCGGTGATCCTCGGCCCGGACGCCTCGGTCGCCGAGGCCCTCGCCCTGCTGCGCGAGCCGGAGATCCCGAGCGTCCTGGCCGGGCAGGTGTTCGTCACCGAACCGCCCCACGAGTCCCCGACCGGTCCCCTGCTCGGCGTCGTCAGCCTGCAGCAGCTGCTGCGGGAGGTCCCCTCCACCGCGCTCGGCGACTGCGTCGACGCCGAGGAGGTCCGCCAGGTGCCGCCCGACGCCTCGGACGAGGCGGTGACGCGGATGCTGGCCGCCTACGACATGCTCGCGGTGCCGGTCTGCGACGCCGCCGGCCGCCTGCTCGGGGCGGTGACGGTCGACGACGCGCTGGACCACATCCTGCCCGAGGGGTGGCGGGAGATCTCCGCGGACGACCGGGCGCCGCGGACCGCGCGGCGGGGCGGGGGTCGGCGATGA
- the ychF gene encoding redox-regulated ATPase YchF, producing MALQVGIVGLPNVGKSTLFNAVSAAGAEAANYPFATIEPNVGMVPLPDERLDVLERLAKAAKKVPTTVEFVDIAGLVRGASKGEGLGNQFLSHIQAVDAICHVVRCFADDDIVHVDGSVDPARDIEVISTELLLKDLEIVTRRVERAQKTSKSGDKDAIRAAELFGRLLAHVEAGEPVRTFDVPPEHEKEVAELGLLTAKPVLYAANVGEGDLPDGTALVDVVREIAEAEGAEVVVISAEAEAQIAELDPAERAEFLADLGLERSGLDKLVTAAYDLLGLLTFFTAGEKEARAWTVRRGATAPVAAGKIHSDIQRGFIRANVVSYDDYVELGGESGARDAGRLRQEGKEYVVADGDVIHFLHSS from the coding sequence ATGGCACTCCAGGTCGGCATCGTCGGGCTGCCCAACGTGGGCAAGTCCACCCTCTTCAACGCCGTCAGCGCGGCCGGCGCCGAGGCGGCGAACTACCCGTTCGCCACGATCGAGCCGAACGTCGGCATGGTCCCGCTGCCCGACGAGCGCCTCGACGTGCTGGAGCGGCTCGCGAAGGCCGCGAAGAAGGTGCCGACCACCGTCGAGTTCGTCGACATCGCCGGGCTGGTCCGCGGCGCCTCGAAGGGCGAGGGGCTCGGCAACCAGTTCCTCAGCCACATCCAGGCGGTCGACGCGATCTGCCACGTGGTCCGCTGCTTCGCCGACGACGACATCGTCCACGTCGACGGGTCGGTCGACCCGGCTCGCGACATCGAGGTCATCTCGACCGAGCTGCTGCTCAAGGACCTCGAGATCGTCACCCGGCGCGTCGAGCGGGCGCAGAAGACGTCGAAGTCCGGCGACAAGGACGCGATCCGGGCGGCGGAGCTCTTCGGGCGGCTCCTCGCCCACGTCGAGGCGGGCGAGCCGGTCCGCACCTTCGACGTGCCGCCCGAGCACGAGAAGGAGGTCGCCGAGCTCGGGCTCTTGACCGCCAAGCCGGTGCTGTACGCGGCGAACGTGGGTGAGGGGGACCTGCCCGACGGCACCGCGCTGGTCGACGTCGTCCGGGAGATCGCCGAGGCGGAGGGCGCGGAGGTCGTGGTGATCTCCGCGGAGGCCGAGGCGCAGATCGCCGAGCTCGACCCCGCCGAGCGGGCGGAGTTCCTGGCCGACCTGGGCCTCGAGCGCTCCGGGCTCGACAAGCTCGTCACCGCCGCCTACGACCTGCTCGGGCTGCTGACGTTCTTCACCGCCGGTGAGAAGGAGGCGCGGGCCTGGACGGTCCGGCGGGGCGCGACCGCCCCGGTCGCGGCGGGCAAGATCCACTCCGACATCCAGCGGGGGTTCATCCGCGCGAACGTGGTCAGCTACGACGACTACGTCGAGCTGGGTGGCGAGTCCGGCGCCCGCGACGCCGGCCGGCTGCGCCAGGAGGGCAAGGAGTACGTCGTCGCCGACGGGGACGTGATCCACTTCCTGCACTCGAGCTGA
- a CDS encoding ATP-binding protein has product MNVTLEIELPRQTRAITVLRHAVGTLCTEIGVYPDDVHDLTLALSEACNNVVTHAKDDDTFTVRFQLRDLTASVHVVNERTPYLSDAFAGTEPVDPLSESGRGVAIMRALVDEARFTPSPDGGTLVELTRAVAATENSLLADSVS; this is encoded by the coding sequence GTGAACGTCACGCTCGAGATCGAACTCCCGCGGCAGACCCGCGCCATCACGGTGCTCCGCCACGCCGTCGGCACCCTGTGCACGGAGATCGGCGTCTACCCCGACGACGTCCACGACCTGACCCTCGCGCTGTCGGAGGCGTGCAACAACGTCGTCACCCACGCGAAGGACGACGACACCTTCACCGTCCGCTTCCAGCTCCGCGACCTCACCGCCAGCGTCCACGTGGTCAACGAGCGCACGCCGTACCTGAGCGACGCGTTCGCGGGCACCGAGCCGGTGGACCCGTTGAGCGAGTCCGGCCGGGGCGTCGCGATCATGCGGGCGCTGGTGGACGAGGCGCGCTTCACCCCCTCCCCCGACGGCGGCACGCTCGTCGAGCTGACCCGGGCGGTGGCTGCTACCGAGAACTCGCTGTTGGCCGACTCGGTGTCCTGA
- a CDS encoding GatB/YqeY domain-containing protein has translation MSLADQIQRDLTDSMKARDKVRTATLRSVLAGIKNLRAEPGHGQDVADEEVEAIIAKEAKKRRESVETYTTAGRDELAEAEQAELAVLEGYLPEQLDEAALEQIVRDTIAEVGAEGPGDIGKVMGALMPKVKGQADGKVLNRMVSGILKPG, from the coding sequence ATGAGCCTCGCAGACCAGATCCAGCGCGACCTGACGGACTCGATGAAGGCCCGGGACAAGGTGCGGACCGCGACGCTGCGCAGCGTCCTGGCCGGCATCAAGAACCTCCGGGCCGAACCCGGCCACGGCCAGGACGTCGCCGACGAGGAGGTCGAGGCGATCATCGCCAAGGAGGCGAAGAAGCGCCGCGAGTCGGTCGAGACCTACACCACAGCCGGCCGGGACGAGCTGGCCGAGGCCGAGCAGGCCGAGCTCGCCGTCCTCGAGGGCTACCTCCCCGAGCAGCTCGACGAGGCGGCGCTGGAGCAGATCGTGCGCGACACGATCGCCGAGGTCGGGGCCGAAGGACCCGGCGACATCGGCAAGGTGATGGGCGCGCTGATGCCGAAGGTGAAGGGCCAGGCCGACGGCAAGGTGCTCAACCGGATGGTCAGCGGGATCCTCAAGCCGGGGTAG